TCATGTTGTTGCGCTGCAGCGTCGGCAGCATGTCGATGACGTCGTCCCAGGTGTCTGGGATCGACAGCCCGAGACTCGTCATCGTGTCGCGGCGGTAGACGAGGGCGTTGAAGTCGAGCGTCTCGGGGAAGGCGTAGACGCCGTCCTCGAGGATGTACGGGATGAAGGCGCCGGGCGCGAACGAACCGGCGACATCCCAGAAGTCATCGAATTCGGTCAGATTCTGGAGCGCGCCGCGGATCGACAGGTCGTAGGGCATGTACGAGGCGAGTCCGAGGGCGACGTCGGGGGTCTTTCCGGCGGCGTTTGCGAGGATCAGCTTTGAGGCGTCGGGCATCACCGAGATCGAGACGTCGATGCCGGTTCCGGCGAAGTGGGCGTCGGCCATCTTCTGCATCAGGTCGACGTAGATGAGCGAACGGCTGACCCAGACGGTCACCGCCTCGGGATCGTCGATCGCCTGGTACTTCTTGTCCGAGAACGACGCGAAGAAGGTCCGGAGTCCGGTACCGAGGCGTTCGAAGAAATCGGCGTTGGCGCGATCGAACTCATCGTCGTTGTAGACGTAGACGGCATCGAGGTAGAGCGGCTGGGAAGTGACGTCGGTGAGCGAGTCGCCGAGCATCGACGTGATCGATCCGGTGCCGCTGTAGAGGGTGTCGAGGTAGAGCGGGATCACGTCGGGATCGCGGCGGACCTCCTCGAGCTGCTTGACCGCCGTCTTCAGGTAGGCGAGCGTCGACGAGAGGTCGAGTTCGTCGGAATACGGGGAAAGCGTCACGACCGCGTGGCGGATGATCGTGTCGTAGGCTTCGAGGTAGGAGGCCGTCTCGGGGATGTACTCCGAGAAGACCCAGCGGCGGTTCTCGTCGATCGTCGACCCGGTGATCGAGAGGATGTCGAGCGCGAAGGCGTTGATGTGGTCGACGAGCAGCTGGATGTCGCGGAGCACCGTGCCGGCGGGGCTGGTGACGGCGCGGAAGGTGATCGCGTGCTCCCCGGCGGTCAGATAGAGCGAGAAGGCCCCGTCCTCGTTCCCGAGGACCTCGTTGGCCCAGACGTCGCCGCCCGTCTGGCGGAATTCGTAGGCGGAGAACTCCTCGAAGGGGATCTCGCCGTCGAGGTAGATGGCGCGGAAGACGGAGAACTCGTCCTTGTCGTTCAGATAGTGGAGGGCGATCCGGTAGGTGCCGGCGGTTTCGACCTCGAAGGCGTAGGTGACCTCCTGGCCGGAACGGTACCAGGCGGCGCCGTTCAATACGTTCAGCTTCTTGTCGACGGCGTCGAAAGGCGTCACCGACGCCGACTGGAAGGCGTACAGGCGGACGAACGACGAGTTCTTCGAGACATAGTCGATCGCATCGATCGTGATCATTCCCGACGCACCCGGAGCCGCCGGAACGGTTTCGGCGTAGGCCGCGTACGCGGGTCTCGCGACCGGCGCGACGACTTCGAGCGCCCCGACGAGGAGGGCCCCCTCCATGACGTTGCGGACGACGATCTCGTGTTCTCCCGCCTCAAGGTAGAAGAGCAGCGGTTCGGTCGTCGGATAGGTGTTGTTCTGGAGCGAAAGCCGCCGCCAGCCGAGCACGCGGACCTGGTCGGGGAGCGACTCGTCGCCGTAGGTGTCGAGGGTGAAGTCCTTGGTCTCGTCCGCCCACAACAGCGGCACGTCGATCGTCCTGGCCTCGTCGTACTGGTAGACGCCGTCGACGAGGACGGAGACGGTGAGGTTGTTCAGGACCGACGGCTGGACGTAGAAATCGACGGCGAGATGGTAG
This genomic interval from Candidatus Izemoplasmatales bacterium contains the following:
- a CDS encoding extracellular solute-binding protein, encoding MRRKTIITILIAATAVALFAMVFNNPFMSSDYERWSEEVTDEEYAAALELLQYSNLYVSRRPYLSFLEANEIVYGLTGADAVLETPGTADDAGYSGTAVDLSATNEAVYRVTVAATGLYHLAVDFYVQPSVLNNLTVSVLVDGVYQYDEARTIDVPLLWADETKDFTLDTYGDESLPDQVRVLGWRRLSLQNNTYPTTEPLLFYLEAGEHEIVVRNVMEGALLVGALEVVAPVARPAYAAYAETVPAAPGASGMITIDAIDYVSKNSSFVRLYAFQSASVTPFDAVDKKLNVLNGAAWYRSGQEVTYAFEVETAGTYRIALHYLNDKDEFSVFRAIYLDGEIPFEEFSAYEFRQTGGDVWANEVLGNEDGAFSLYLTAGEHAITFRAVTSPAGTVLRDIQLLVDHINAFALDILSITGSTIDENRRWVFSEYIPETASYLEAYDTIIRHAVVTLSPYSDELDLSSTLAYLKTAVKQLEEVRRDPDVIPLYLDTLYSGTGSITSMLGDSLTDVTSQPLYLDAVYVYNDDEFDRANADFFERLGTGLRTFFASFSDKKYQAIDDPEAVTVWVSRSLIYVDLMQKMADAHFAGTGIDVSISVMPDASKLILANAAGKTPDVALGLASYMPYDLSIRGALQNLTEFDDFWDVAGSFAPGAFIPYILEDGVYAFPETLDFNALVYRRDTMTSLGLSIPDTWDDVIDMLPTLQRNNMNFYYPTSGGTSLKWFYQTSSLIFQYGGTLYAPDGLSTTIDAEGSYRGLKLLADLYTTYSLPSYVASFYNSFRYNTLPIGVIDFATYLTLKNAAPELTGQWSLGLLPGVEDEDTGEIQRWFIANGSAAIMFGDIGEEKKNESWEFLKWWMSAATQSQFAFALQSTYGPEYVWLSGNLDAVANSTIDPVDKAVILEMVAWLADVPRTPGQYLLERGLSNVWNTVTFDGTPIRIAIDEAVIDINREIKKKMTEFGYIDADGNVLVPYTVRGADWVAAQIAAHDAEGGD